One window of the Solanum stenotomum isolate F172 chromosome 11, ASM1918654v1, whole genome shotgun sequence genome contains the following:
- the LOC125844987 gene encoding cytochrome b translates to MTIRNQRLSLLKQPISSTLNQHLIDYPTPSNLSYWWGFGSLAGICLVIQIVTGVFLAMHYTPHVDLAFNSVEHIMRDVEGGWLLRYMHANGASMFFIVVHLHIFRGLYHASYSSPREFVRCLGVVIFLLMIVTAFIGYVLPWGQMSFWGATVITSLASAIPVVGDTIVTWLWGGFSVDNATLNRFFSLHHLLPFILVGASLLHLAALHQYGSNNPLGVHSEMDKIASYPYFYVKDLVGWVAFAIFFSIWIFYAPNVLGHPDNYIPANPMSTPPHIVPEWYFLPIHAILRSIPDKSGGVAAIAPVFICLLALPFFKSMYVRSSSFRPIHQGIFWLLLADCLLLGWIGCQPVEAPFVTIGQISPLVFFLFFAITPILGRVGRGIPNSYTDETDHT, encoded by the coding sequence atgactATAAGGAACCAACGGCTCTCTCTTCTTAAACAACCTATATCCTCCACACTTAATCAGCATTTGATAGATTATCCAACCCCGAGCAATCTTAGTTATTGGTGGGGGTTCGGTTCGTTAGCGGGTATTTGTTTAGTCATTCAGATAGTGACTGGCGTTTTTTTAGCTATGCATTACACACCTCATGTGGATCTAGCTTTCAACAGCGTAGAACACATTATGAGAGATGTTGAAGGGGGCTGGTTGCTCCGTTATATGCATGCTAATGGGGCAAGTATGTTTTTCATTGTGGTTCACCTGCATATTTTTCGTGGTCTATATCATGCCAGTTATAGCAGTCCTAGGGAATTTGTTCGGTGTCTCGGAGTTGTAATCTTCCTATTAATGATTGTGACAGCTTTTATAGGATATGTCCTACCTTGGGGTCAGATGAGCTTTTGGGGAGCTACAGTAATCACAAGCTTAGCTAGCGCCATACCTGTAGTAGGAGATACCATAGTGACTTGGCTTTGGGGTGGGTTCTCCGTGGACAATGCCACCTTAAATCGTTTTTTTAGTCTTCATCATTTACTCCCCTTTATTTTAGTAGGCGCCAGTCTTCTTCATCTGGCCGCATTGCATCAATATGGATCCAATAATCCATTGGGTGTACATTCAGAGATGGATAAAATTGCTTCTTACCCTTATTTTTATGTAAAGGATCTTGTAGGTTGGGTAGCTTTTGCTATCTTTTTTTCCATTTGGATTTTTTATGCTCCTAATGTTTTGGGGCATCCCGACAATTATATACCTGCTAATCCGATGTCCACCCCGCCTCATATTGTGCCAGAATGGTATTTCCTACCGATCCATGCCATTCTTCGTAGTATACCTGACAAATCGGGAGGTGTAGCCGCAATAGCACCAGTTTTTATATGTCTGTTGGCTTTACCCTTTTTTAAAAGTATGTATGTACGTAGTTCAAGTTTTCGCCCGATTCACCAAGGAATATTTTGGTTGCTTTTGGCGGATTGCTTACTACTAGGTTGGATCGGATGTCAACCTGTGGAGGCACCCTTTGTTACTATTGGACAAATTTCTCCTttagttttcttcttgttctttgCCATAACGCCCATTCTGGGACGAGTTGGAAGAGGAATTCCTAATTCTTACACGGATGAGACTGATCACACCTGA